From the Calliopsis andreniformis isolate RMS-2024a chromosome 4, iyCalAndr_principal, whole genome shotgun sequence genome, one window contains:
- the LOC143178029 gene encoding uncharacterized protein LOC143178029, whose protein sequence is MLSVSAASGRLLWALRSTLPPPPSLPPSPPSPSRSSPPSSSSASSSSSSSPASSSSPSSSSSSLSSSSSSASSSSSSSASSSSSSSSSLPPTPSSPPSLPPPLLLLSSPQSLLPLLLLLLLSLPLTSTPSLLLLLHQPKARVAC, encoded by the coding sequence ATGCTGAGTGTCTCAGCTGCTTCAGGCCGACTACTCTGGGCGTTAAGATCAACTTTACCACCGCCACCGTCGTTACCACCGTCTCCGCCGTCGCCGTCGCGGTCTTCGccgccgtcgtcgtcgtcggcatcgtcgtcgtcgtcgtcgtcgccggcatcgtcgtcgtcgccgtcgtcgtcgtcgtcgtcgttgtcgtcgtcgtcgtcgtcggcatcgtcgtcgtcgtcgtcgtcggcatcgtcgtcgtcgtcgtcgtcgtcgtcgctgCCGCCGACGCCGTCGTCGCCACCATCCCTACCACCGCCGTTGTTGTTGTTATCTTCCCCGCAATCGCTATTaccgttgttgttgttgttgttgttatcGCTACCGTTGACATCGACACCATCATTATTACTACTATTGCACCAACCAAAGGCCCGTGTGGCCTGTTAA
- the Sidpn gene encoding bHLH protein similar to Deadpan, giving the protein MTARLHSLRHQEKKSAGNHRHHHHHQQTQHQQSVHQGPSPAASPNPSLSPSPKHSDGRRANKPLMEKRRRARINQSLAALKALILDSARLENTKHSKLEKADILELTVRHLQRQRSLTQPGLSRYKAGYQDCSREVSRYLDAPDIITGNTTPMDPAVKQRLLRHLDSCVSELDLDLGSRPDSGLGSSPGSVTTDRATGAGSPGPLEHHVPPTAHCSTTLNPTVGLIKAEIPEIEPARPDSSTTAGDENNNNSNSGGGGGGNSRPTSAFGQLNPASLEPHHHPPPPPPPGMSIIDQTSGGQQNPNMLSVVQVIPSRLPDGQVVFLLPSHYVQLAAAAAANGISIGPNPPTAIWAATNMSLLKATDKLAKRPHEDIQEWQDVASVAVNAAAAAAAAATVVTSVNASVSASVSASGPATTFATNGTIGPKSSKSPRLEQPEQPLDFTTTSKKLKTNTRNSITMVNSIEHHLQQQQQFTTRLPTEGSITHEDRPSSHASSEFVTGIRSPSPLPHQPIKDEEGMWRPW; this is encoded by the exons ATGACCGCTCGTCTTCACTCGTTGAGGCATCAGGAGAAGAAATCGGCCGGCAACCATAGacatcaccaccaccaccaacaGACGCAACATCAACAAAGTGTGCATCAAGGACCGAGTCCGGCAGCCAGCCCTAACCCTAGTCTCAGCCCGAGCCCTAAACACTCGGACGGCCGTCGT GCTAACAAACCACTAATGGAAAAGCGACGACGAGCAAGAATCAATCAGTCACTGGCAGCGCTGAAAGCGCTTATCCTTGACAGTGCCAGGCTGGAGAACACGAAACATAGCAAGCTTGAGAAAGCTGACATTCTAGAGTTAACCGTTCGTCATCTGCAAAGACAAAGATCTCTCACTCAGCCTGGCTTGTCAAGGTATAAAGCTGGTTATCAAGATTGCTCCAGGGAG GTAAGTCGATACCTCGATGCTCCGGATATAATCACCGGAAATACAACACCGATGGATCCTGCGGTGAAGCAAAGGTTACTACGGCACTTAGACAGTTGTGTGTCAGAATTGGACTTAGATTTGGGTTCGAGACCGGACAGCGGATTAGGCAGCAGTCCCGGAAGCGTGACGACGGATCGAGCGACGGGGGCGGGAAGTCCTGGTCCATTGGAGCATCACGTGCCACCAACCGCGCACTGCAGTACGACTCTGAATCCGACCGTGGGCTTGATAAAAGCAGAAATCCCGGAAATTGAACCAGCCAGGCCGGACAGTAGTACTACCGCGGGCGACgaaaacaacaataatagtaaCAGTGGTGGCGGCGGTGGTGGCAACAGCAGACCGACCTCTGCCTTTGGTCAACTGAATCCTGCCAGTCTTGAACCTCATCATCATCCACCTCCTCCCCCTCCGCCCGGCATGTCGATCATTGATCAGACTTCGGGAGGTCAGCAGAATCCGAACATGTTGTCGGTCGTACAAGTGATACCTTCGAGACTACCCGACGGACAAGTCGTGTTTTTGTTACCAAGTCATTACGTTCAGCTAGCAGCCGCCGCTGCCGCGAACGGTATTAGTATCGGACCGAACCCACCGACGGCCATTTGGGCTGCCACTAATATGTCCCTCCTCAAAGCGACAGACAAACTCGCGAAACGGCCACACGAAGATATACAGGAATGGCAGGACGTGGCTTCCGTCGCCGTTaatgccgccgccgccgccgctgcTGCCGCCACCGTCGTCACGTCCGTAAACGCTTCCGTCTCCGCTTCCGTTTCCGCTTCCGGCCCCGCCACTACCTTTGCTACCAACGGTACGATCGGTCCAAAGTCGAGCAAAAGTCCAAGGCTCGAGCAGCCGGAGCAGCCGCTCGATTTCACCACTACTTCCAAGAAGCTCAAAACTAACACCAGAAACTCGATAACCATGGTTAATAGTATTGAGCATCATCTTCAACAACAGCAACAATTTACGACTCGACTGCCCACGGAGGGGTCGATCACGCACGAAGACAGACCGTCCAGTCATGCGAGTAGCGAATTCGTTACAGGAATTCGATCGCCATCTCCTCTTCCACACCAGCCTATCAAGGATGAAGAAGGAATGTGGAGACCTTGGTAA